ACCGCGACTATAGCGGAACGGAGATCGCGAGATTCATCGTAAACCTGACCCTGCGCGATCCCGCATGGGTGACCGCTCCGTGGAGCAGCCATGTCTTCGAAAAGTAGGCCTCACTCCGCGAGCGCGACGTATTCGCTTTCGTGAAGCACTGCCTTCTTCTCCTTTCGCAGCAGCAGCCACCATTCCCGGCTGCAGCCGATCACGATGGCGGCCACGAAGACGAGGAACATCGCGGTGATGCCCACATCTACCTTCGCATTGAGCAGTGCGGTCTTCGCTTTCTCCAGAGCGGCACCCTCGAGACCTCCGGCAATCGCGGCCTCCAGCTTCCGGATGCTCGGGATGAAGCCGGCGGCTTTCGGCGACCAGATCTTCATGATTCCCGCCGTGAAGGTGACTGCCGTCAGGAACACCATCGGAACAAAAGTACACCATGCATAACGTGCCTTGCCCATCTTGATGAGGATGGTGGTGCCGAGGCAGAACGCGATCACTGCAAGCAGCTGGTTCGCGATGCCAAAGATCGGCCACAGGCTTTTCGCGATGCCCTCGGGATCGATCGCACCTTGGTACATGAAGTACCCCCAGGCGGAGACCAGCAGGAAGGTGGCGGTGACATTGGCCCCCCACGAACCGGTATCGCGCATCTTCGGCACGATCTGTCCTAGCAGATCCTGGAGAATGAAGCGTCCGACCCTCGTCCCCGCATCCAGCGTCGTCAGGATGAAGAGCGCCTCGAACATGATGGCGAAGTGGTACCACAGCGAGATGGCGGTCTGGCCGGGTATCACCTTCGCGAACATGTGAGCCATGCCGACCGCAAAGGTCGGAGCGCCCCCGACTTTCCCGATGATGTGCGGCTCACCGAGGTCGTGGGCCAGTTGCTCCATTTCCGCGCGGGTCACCGCATACTCCGGTCCATAGGAATTGATCTTCGCAATCTGGGCCTCGACGGCCGGGATGTTGGTGGGATCCACCGGCGAATTGATCGCGAAATACTGACCCGGCTGCAGCGCGCAGGCTGCGATGATCGCCATGAGTGCCACCAGCATCTCCACCACCATGGAGCCGTAGCCAACGAGGCGAATGTCCTTTTCCCGTGCCAGCAACTTTGGCGTGGTCCCGGAGGAGATCAGCGCGTGAAAGCCGCTGACGGCCCCACAGGCGATGGTGATGCAGACGAAGGGAAATACCGGAGCCGCCACCACGAAGCCGCTGCCATCGATGAAAGGCGTGACTGCCGGCATGTGCAGCGGAGGGTTCAAAAGAATAATGAAGACCGCGAGGATCGCCACCGTGCCGAGCTTCATGAAGGTGCTCAGATAGTCACGCGGAGCAAGCAACAGCCAGACCGGCAGGACTGCTGCGGCGAAACCGTAGATCATGAGGATCCAAGAGAGCTCCGTCTTCTTGAGCGTGAGGGCCGCCTTCATCTCCGGGGTCAGGTATTGCCCTCCCGCTACCGCGGCGAGCAGGCCAAAAACACCAAAAATCGAGGTAGCGGTAACGCTGGCCTTCCCGCTCTTGATCGCCACTCCCATGACCATCGCCAGGGGAATGGTGCAGGCGATCGTGAAGAGTCCCCAAGGACTGTCGGCCAGCGCGTTTACCACCACCAATCCAAGCACCGCGAGGATGATCGTCATGATCGCGAGCAAGCTTAGCATCGCGATCATCCCCACGACCGGATTGATCTCCTCCTTGAGCATTTGGCCGAGGGACTTGCCGTCCCGGCGCATCGACGCAAAGAGGACCACTGCGTCGTGGACACCTCCTCCCAAGGTCGCACCGACGAGAATCCAAAGGGTGCCGGGCAGATACCCGAATTGAGCGGCCAGCACCGGTCCGACCAAGGGGCCTGGCCCGGCAATCGCGGCGAAATGGTGGCCGAAGACCACCCACTTCGGGGTCGGCACGAAATCCTTCCCGTCGCTACAGGTCACCGCTGCCGGTGCCCTGCGGTCGTCGATGGTGAGTACCTTGGCCACCAGCCAAGCTGAATAAAAGCGGTAGGACACCGCGAAGGTGCAAACCCCGGCCACTACCAGCCACAGGGCGTTCACCGGCTCATTCCGTTGAAAGGCGGCTACTCCGACCGCCAGAGCCCCTAGCAAGGAGACGGCGATCCAAAGCAAGATTTTCAGCAAGGGTTTCATGGCGAAGGGCAGTCCCGGGGCGTTCTTGGGTTTGAAACGCAGTTTTCCGGATCGGGGCGGAAGTTTTCCGAAATCTGTACTGGATGAAAACCCGAAACAGATGGTCCGCCCGCGATCTTTCGGGGACTTGGGGGCCGGGAACTTCGTATTTCACCGGATTTTCACGGGGCCTTGTCCTTCCAATCATGAATCCCGTTCTCCGTGGTCAGGATTCGGCCATGGTAGATTCATACCTCCCCATGAATGGCTCCCCGAACCGGCAATCTTCTCTTTCCGAAGAGGATGTGCGGGCGATCGTACGTCTCTTGGGGAGGGTGATCGCCTCTAGTGGCGACATTGATGCCAAACGGCGGATCCTGATGGAGGGTCTCTGCGATCTGGTCAAAGCCGAGTCATGGGTCTGGTGCATGGCCGAGTATGAACCGGACCGGGCTCCTTCCTTCGTGGGGATGGTTCATGGCGGCTTCGATGACAGCCGCTTCGCGCGTTTTGTGGAGGCGATGAACCACCCTGCGATCGCAGACGTCACGCGGTCTTCCACCTTGGAACTCCAAGCCAAAGGCACGCACCTGACCCGCACGCTGCGCCAGATGGATCCGGACTGCCTGCTGAAAAGCTCTTCCGCGGCTCCCTATTGGGTGAAGGCAAACATCGGAACCCTGATGGTTTCCCACCGCCCGATGGCCGAAGGGGGAATCAGCACCATCGGTGTTTATCGCCAAGTCAGAGCCCCTCATTTCGACGATAGGGAAACCCGGATCGCACACATCCTGCTTTCGGAGGTGCCGTGGCTGCACTTCAGAGCCTTTCCCGATCAAGGCAACCAGGAAATCGCCCGGCTTTATCCCCGTCACCGCACGATCCTGAATCTGCTCTGCGAGGGCTGGAACCGGAAGAAAATCGCCGATCATCTGGAACTCTCCATCAATACGGTCCATGGCTACGTGAAGGCCATTTTCCTACACTTCGGCGTCCATTCGCAGGCCGAGCTCATCTCCCGTTTCACCAAGGGAGATGGAGGTGACCTTTAGAAGGATTTCGGACATGGAGAGTTCACCCGTCAGCGAGGCCGATGTCAGGGAGATCGTGAGGATCCTCGGCGAAGTGGCGGCGATGCGTCCGGATCCCGAGGCCCAGCGAAGCTTCCTGATGAAGGAACTGGCCCGCCTGATCGGCGCGGATGCCTGGGTCTGGGCCGTGGCACCTTTCCTGGAGCCGGACAAGAAGCCGGTCTATGTCTGCCGGCAAACGGGCGGTTTCGACGACGAGCGGATGTCCCGCTATCTCGTCGCGCTCGACCATCCGGATACCGGAGTAATGACCGGACCATTGGCGGAAGCGCTCATCCGCGAGGGAGCCCAAGTCACGCGCCGGGTGGATCAGATCGTGCCACTTGAGCGTTACCTCAATTCTCCTGCCTGGCCTTACTGGCAAGCGGCAGACATCGGGCCGATCATTCTCACCCTTCATCCCTTGCCCGGGAAAGGGATCAGCTGCATCGGGTTCTATCGTTCTGCCAATGCCCCGATGTTCTCCCCGCGAGACTCGCGGATCGCGCACATTTTGCTCTCGGAGGTTCCGATTCTCCATGAAGCGGGGCTTCCCCTCGAAGCGGCTGGTAAAACGCCGGTTCTCCCGCCCCGCTGCCGACTGATCCTCAATCATTTGGTGACGGGATTGTCACGAAAGGGGATCGCCCACCACCTTGGCCTCAGCATTAACACCGTGAATGACTACATCAAATTGATTTTCAAACACTTTGATGCCCATTCCCAAGCCGAACTGGTGTCCCGCTTTCACCGGGGCGACGGGAGGGACACCCCGGATTTGGGGAGTCGCGAAATTTCGTTAAATCCCTATGGTTCTCCAGCCGTGGAAACCGGTCTGGCGGGTCCCTGAAACGCTCTTCTTCTCTTCTGGAGGGGAGTTGCCATGACAAGCCCGCGCTTCGCGGGCCCGCCGACCGCTTTCCCGATTCCCCGCCCTAGCGCGCGGAACGCTTTTCCAGCGCCTCGAACACCGGGACCGGAACGTAACGCCGGACCTGATCTTCCCAACCGGTGGGACCGACGAGGCCCATGACCATGCTGGAAGATACTTCCGCGATATCGCGCGGTGGCATCAGGAAGGTCGTGGTGATGTTCGGGGCCAAGTCCGCATTGATGTGCCGCATGACGCGCTCGTACTCGTAGTCGTTGGGTCCGCGGATGCCCCGGAGGATAAACTTGGCATCCTGCTCGCGCGCGTAGTGGACGAGGTAACGATTGTCGAAGTGGGCGATGGTGAGGCGCTCCGCAGAGGGAATCGAGGCGCGCAGCAGCTCCAAGCGCTCATCCACGGTGAAGGTGTAGCTCTTCGCGGGATTGCTACCGATCGCGACGATCAGGCGGTCGAAAAGTTCGAGTCCCCGCTGGATCATCCACAGGTGACCATTGGTCGGCGGATCGAAGGAGCCGGCGTAAACCGCGGTGCGCATGGGAGGAGGGTGAAATCGTCACAGGGAACTTCCAAGTTCCAAAATGCCCCGCCGGGCGCTACGCGTCCCCTGTGATCCGATTGCTGGTTTCCCTGCTCGCGATGGCGAGCTCCTTCGCGGCCGAGCCGGTGCCGATCCGCATCGTGGCGGCCAACCTGACCTCCGACAACAGGCAGACCTACTCGCCGGACAACGGGAACCACAGCAATCCGGAAGGAGCAGGTGCTCGCATCCTGAAGGCCCTAAAGCCGGATCTGGTGCTCATCCAAGAGTTCAACACCACCATCCCGCCGCGGCAGTGGGTAAACGACGCCTTTGGCAAGGAGTTCCACTTTGCGAAGGAAGAAACCAAGGGAATCCCGAACGGCGTGATCAGCCGCTTTCCGATCGCCGCCTCCGGCATCTGGGATGATCCGGTGTTAGACAACCGCGAGTTCTTCTGGGCGCAGGTTCGGATTCCGGAACAGCGGAACTTGTGGGCGATCAGCGTTCACCTCCATGCGAAGAACGCGACCTCGCGGCTCAAGCAGACGATGGCGCTGATGAAGGCGATCCAAGAGAAGGTTCCGAAGGGTGACCTGATCGTGCTCGGCGGAGACCTCAATACCCGGGGCGTGGCCGAGCCTTGCTTTGCGGAGATGGCGAAAGCATTCATGCTATCAAAGGAGCCACCCCATGACGGGATGGGAAACATCTTCACGAACAAGCCGCGCAACCGGCCCTATGACTGGGTGCTCGCCAGCCCTGCGCTCGATGCCCATGAGGTGCCGGTGAAACTAGCGGACAAGGAGTTCGCGGACGGATTGGTCTTTGATACGCGGGTCTTCGAGCCCCTGGACCAAGTACCCCCGGCACAGGAGGGCGACAGCGGCCTGCAGCAGATGCAACACATGGTGGTGGTCCGGGACTTTCGCTTGCCGATGAAGTGACCGTTCAGCTCTCGGCCTCCTCGAAGCGATCGCGACGCCAGATGGTCGGGGAAGTGCCGACGATGCGGGCGAAGCTACGGTTGAACTGCGACAGGGATTGATAGCCCACTTCGAAAGCAATCTCCGAGACCCGCTTCTCCGGCTTCAGCAACTCCTTCTTCGCGCGCTCGATACGGCAACGGTTCACGTAATCCGTGAGGGTAAGGCCGGTAGCCTCCTTGAAGAGACGGCAGAAGTGGGACTCGCTGAGTCCGGCCTCGTGTGCGACGGCACCCAGAGGAAGCGAATCCTCAAGGTGGTCATGGATGTAGCGGCGGGCCTTGGCGATGGCGGCAGGCTCACGACCTTCCTCAATGATCGCGAGCGATTCAGCGTGGCTGCCGAGTTGTTCGGCAAAGCTCTGCAGCAGCGTGATCATGCTGGAGTAACGCTCCGGCTCGACCGAGCGGGTCTGGAAATACGTGGAGCGCAGACGTTCCCGCGTCTCCGGGTCCATGTTCTTCCGGCCGATGCTGCCGAGGAGGGCATCGAA
This portion of the Luteolibacter luteus genome encodes:
- a CDS encoding endonuclease/exonuclease/phosphatase family protein — protein: MIRLLVSLLAMASSFAAEPVPIRIVAANLTSDNRQTYSPDNGNHSNPEGAGARILKALKPDLVLIQEFNTTIPPRQWVNDAFGKEFHFAKEETKGIPNGVISRFPIAASGIWDDPVLDNREFFWAQVRIPEQRNLWAISVHLHAKNATSRLKQTMALMKAIQEKVPKGDLIVLGGDLNTRGVAEPCFAEMAKAFMLSKEPPHDGMGNIFTNKPRNRPYDWVLASPALDAHEVPVKLADKEFADGLVFDTRVFEPLDQVPPAQEGDSGLQQMQHMVVVRDFRLPMK
- a CDS encoding helix-turn-helix domain-containing protein — its product is MSQASKQFEATLHERLKQSDLFRVYQDAFRTATGLPLRLVGADPEEWCLDDQSVNRSPFCEVLNHCKTACMACVETNRRLVHEASVSGPSTCHCFAGLTASAVPVKMGNVVVGFLKTGQVFSRTPDEQQFDALLGSIGRKNMDPETRERLRSTYFQTRSVEPERYSSMITLLQSFAEQLGSHAESLAIIEEGREPAAIAKARRYIHDHLEDSLPLGAVAHEAGLSESHFCRLFKEATGLTLTDYVNRCRIERAKKELLKPEKRVSEIAFEVGYQSLSQFNRSFARIVGTSPTIWRRDRFEEAES
- the coaD gene encoding pantetheine-phosphate adenylyltransferase → MRTAVYAGSFDPPTNGHLWMIQRGLELFDRLIVAIGSNPAKSYTFTVDERLELLRASIPSAERLTIAHFDNRYLVHYAREQDAKFILRGIRGPNDYEYERVMRHINADLAPNITTTFLMPPRDIAEVSSSMVMGLVGPTGWEDQVRRYVPVPVFEALEKRSAR
- a CDS encoding carbon starvation CstA family protein, giving the protein MKPLLKILLWIAVSLLGALAVGVAAFQRNEPVNALWLVVAGVCTFAVSYRFYSAWLVAKVLTIDDRRAPAAVTCSDGKDFVPTPKWVVFGHHFAAIAGPGPLVGPVLAAQFGYLPGTLWILVGATLGGGVHDAVVLFASMRRDGKSLGQMLKEEINPVVGMIAMLSLLAIMTIILAVLGLVVVNALADSPWGLFTIACTIPLAMVMGVAIKSGKASVTATSIFGVFGLLAAVAGGQYLTPEMKAALTLKKTELSWILMIYGFAAAVLPVWLLLAPRDYLSTFMKLGTVAILAVFIILLNPPLHMPAVTPFIDGSGFVVAAPVFPFVCITIACGAVSGFHALISSGTTPKLLAREKDIRLVGYGSMVVEMLVALMAIIAACALQPGQYFAINSPVDPTNIPAVEAQIAKINSYGPEYAVTRAEMEQLAHDLGEPHIIGKVGGAPTFAVGMAHMFAKVIPGQTAISLWYHFAIMFEALFILTTLDAGTRVGRFILQDLLGQIVPKMRDTGSWGANVTATFLLVSAWGYFMYQGAIDPEGIAKSLWPIFGIANQLLAVIAFCLGTTILIKMGKARYAWCTFVPMVFLTAVTFTAGIMKIWSPKAAGFIPSIRKLEAAIAGGLEGAALEKAKTALLNAKVDVGITAMFLVFVAAIVIGCSREWWLLLRKEKKAVLHESEYVALAE
- a CDS encoding helix-turn-helix transcriptional regulator, which gives rise to MNPVLRGQDSAMVDSYLPMNGSPNRQSSLSEEDVRAIVRLLGRVIASSGDIDAKRRILMEGLCDLVKAESWVWCMAEYEPDRAPSFVGMVHGGFDDSRFARFVEAMNHPAIADVTRSSTLELQAKGTHLTRTLRQMDPDCLLKSSSAAPYWVKANIGTLMVSHRPMAEGGISTIGVYRQVRAPHFDDRETRIAHILLSEVPWLHFRAFPDQGNQEIARLYPRHRTILNLLCEGWNRKKIADHLELSINTVHGYVKAIFLHFGVHSQAELISRFTKGDGGDL
- a CDS encoding helix-turn-helix transcriptional regulator, with amino-acid sequence MESSPVSEADVREIVRILGEVAAMRPDPEAQRSFLMKELARLIGADAWVWAVAPFLEPDKKPVYVCRQTGGFDDERMSRYLVALDHPDTGVMTGPLAEALIREGAQVTRRVDQIVPLERYLNSPAWPYWQAADIGPIILTLHPLPGKGISCIGFYRSANAPMFSPRDSRIAHILLSEVPILHEAGLPLEAAGKTPVLPPRCRLILNHLVTGLSRKGIAHHLGLSINTVNDYIKLIFKHFDAHSQAELVSRFHRGDGRDTPDLGSREISLNPYGSPAVETGLAGP